gttcacatgaatttcacataaccaataattcaagggttctattccctcaagcgaaggttaaccacgacacttacctcgctttgcaaacaaATTCAAGATTGCAaaaaacctttgcctcgcgaatttgtGTCCGAAATCctaaaatctagtcataaacatttcaatatactcaatacaaatcgtaggaatcaATACCGTACGAAATTAAAAAaatttccggattaaaatctaaaattcatctaaaatatcaacagtgggacccacgtctcgaatcctaGAAAAactacgaaattcgaacacccgttccgatacgagttcaaccatataaaaattatcgaattccgacatcagattgatcttcaaatcttaattttatatttttggaagattttataaaaatctgatttttcttccataaattcacggattcatgatgtaaatgaatggaatcatgaaatataattaatataggaaaaggaacacttaccccaatgaattgTTTGAAAAACCTACGAAACATCGTCACataccgagctcccaaagtccaaatgtgaaataatacccaaacccTCGGTTTTATAATACACAATGAGACCcctcattgtgctgaccgcacatcccgggttctgcggccgcgatcaaaattgtgcggccgcacttcaataGTGACTGCACTACCAGGTTTCATTAAAGACATAACTTTCCCTACAAATCTCCAAATGATTAACGCTAtaaatttctgaaaactagattcaaagggttacaactttcatttttgaatcatctccaaattccttatcgATTAAAATATATAAGACTCCGAAGTCAGAACATCGATGCTGCAACACTCCCTTAGAGTGCGGCCGCGAGTAAAATTGTGCGGCCGTGggaagaattgtgcggccgcaggcagaattgtgcggtccgcacttctgctctgcggtccgcactttttccatTGCCTCATCACTCAAAAGTGTGCCCCCGCACTtccaaaagttccagaacaacagtagagtgccgaaatgcccggactcgctcaaaactcaccccgaaactctcTGATCCACTCGAGATCCCGTTCaactataccaacaagtcccgtaacataatgtGGACGTACTTGAGATTTCAAATCAAGTCAAGCAAcatcgaaattataattcacacctcgattcagacttatgagtttcaaacttttcaatttacaaaactcgtgccgaaacatattaaattaatctagaatgatttcaaatttggcacacaagtcataaatgacataactgagctattcaaattttcagaatctcaatccgagtccgatatcaataaattcaatttcgcggtcaaactttgaaaatctttagccttgaGATTTCTAATTTTCgtcaaatggccataacttgagctagcgaactccaaattaaatttcgggcatacgcccaagtcccaaatcacgatacggacctaccagaactgtcaaaacactgattcggacccgtttgctaaaaatattgacaaaagtcaactcagttgagttttaaagttctatttcacattttaatctatttttcataaatacttttcggaaaattatacggactgcgcacgcaagtcgaggaacaATGAATCTATTTGAGGTCTAAGAATACATAAAtaactattaaatttaaagatgaccttttgggtcatcacaagaagTCTCTCCCTCGTGTAATAAAAAGAGCAATAGTTTTCATAAGACTCGTTTCTATGCCTCAAAGCCACCAAAGCATGTGGACAAGGAGGTTCATCAAGCTGGAATTGTCCACAACTACATTTCCTGTTTTGAAAACAAACAATGATGAAGAATTAAAAGATAGAATATTTATGCTTATGGTGAAGTTTCATTAAATATTTATTATCGTTAATTAGTAGCTTTATGATTCAATATTCGTTTTCATTTTTAAATGTGGCACCGCTTATGAAAAATCTTGCGTACGCCACTGCTAAAAATAGAAGCCCGCGGAAATAAGGAGTCTATTTTAAAtgattgtataatttttgtaggGAAAACATGTTTATGGCGGGTAATTTTCAAAACTGGGATAATTTAGATAAATAGGTTTCATATAGTGTATAGGAAGTAAACAAAATCCCTTTTACAAAATTGGTCAAGAATAGGTATTTCCAAATTGGTGTACCAATTAGATGTAAAAAGAAAGCTTTAAAAGACGGTAAACTACTTATATATTACCAAAGCTTTACGAATTAGATGTAAAAAGACGTAAACTACTTATATATATTACCAAAGTAACTTGAAAGTTTAAAATTTCAATTAGAACTATTGTAGGGTAAAACTGTCTATTTAAAATCAGTATTTAAAAAGGCATGAGCGAAAGATGAGGCGTTTTATCTAACACGAAGCGAGGTGTAAGCCCCATGGgtgttttatttttatattttataaatttataaAATCATTATATAAATCAGAAAAATACACTAAAATTGTGAAAAGTTAaagaaaattatagaattaatatatatatatatatatatatatatatatatatatatataaatgtgtgtgtgtgtgtgtgtatgcgcATGCGCGCGCGACCATGCAACTTtttttacttatatatatataaatgtgtgtgtgtgtgtgtatgcgcATGCGCGCGCGACCATGCAACtttttttacttgaaaaaataaaAGGCGTAAAGATACATTATACCTATGTCATCAAAACAATATAAAAACTAGAGCGATACCAAAAGaaattttaaattcaaaaactaacttgaaattaatatatttaaaatttcatttttttttgtgtgGAGAAAACAAAGCATAACACTTTGCTTTGTAACACTTTGCCTAGGTGAATGTCAGGGCTTATGCTCCACGATACTTATGCCCTGCCAGTACACCTCGCGGTGGGACTCGCTCAAAAAACGTCTTTGTTGTGAGAAATTGCAATTTTGGACCTTTACAATTTCGACAAAACCTTGGTTCGTGAAAACTGTTTGATTAACTTTTAGACCATCCAGTCAATTTAACTCTAAACTGACCTAAATAAATACTACGTACACTAGTCTTTAAGTTCATCAAAGTGGACTCTGCATTAATAATTGAAATTTATGCCGCAACAATGACATTAGgttttataaataaagtaataggAATTTGATAGTTCCAGGAAACAACTCTACAGTACTCCCTTATTTTGTGcctttttaaataatattattcagTTGacgaaacaaataaataaaatatttgggAAACTGGATCAATAGACCCCAGACGCCAACAATGAATCAAAAGGCTGCTAGCTAGTGTAAAGTCTAGTAAGGCAACTGGGAAATTAAATGATTAGGTGCTTTTGATCAATTACATTAACTAGTCTCTCACCACTATATATACTTGTCCCTTCTCTTCCATTTAAGTAGAgttcctttctttcttccttaAAACTTAAAAGAACAAGTAAAAATACACTCATCTTTAATTAGCAATGGCCTCAGCAGCAGTTGCAAACTATGAAGAAGAGATTGTTCGCCCCGTCGCCGACTTCTCCCCTAGTCTCTGGGGTGATCAGTTCCTTTCATTCTCCATTGATAATCAGGTAATTTAACTAATACTAGTattctttatttatatttatagttTGTTCTCCATTGATAATCAGGTAGTTTATTTATGTTGAACAACATTAATTTTGCTAATTTCAGTTTAATGTACATTACATATAGGTTGCGGAAAAGTATATATATGCTCAAGAGATTGAAGCATTGAAGGAACAAACGAGGAGTATGCTGTTAGCAACCGGAAGGAAATTGGCCGATACATTGAATTTGATTGACATTATTGAACGCCTTGGTATATCCTACCACTTTGAGAAAGAAATTGATGAGATTTTGGATCAGATTTACAACCAAAACTCAAACTGCAATGATTTGTGCACCTCTGCACTTCAATTTCGATTGCTCAGGCAACACGGTTTCAACATCTCTCCTGGTAAGTTCATCATGAAGTTGTTAAAATTATTATCCATTTATTGGAAGAAGGCTAATTCATCTTGAGTTTTCTTTCTTGAAATACCAGAAATTTTCAGCAAATTCCAAGATGAAAATGGCAAATTCAAGGAGTCTCTTGCTAGTGATGTCTTAGGATTATTAAACTTGTATGAAGCTTCACATGTAAGGACTCATGCTGACGATATCTTAGAAGACGCACTTGCTTTCTCCACTATCCATCTTGAATCTGCAGCTCCACATTTGAAATCTCCACTTAGGGAGCAAGTGACACATGCCCTTGAGCAATGTTTGCACAAGGGTGTTCCTAGAGTCGAGACCCGATTCTTCATCTCATCAATCTATGACAAGGAACAATCGAAGAATAATGTGTTACTTCGATTTGCCAAATTGGATTTCAACTTGCTCCAGATGTTGCACAAACAAGAACTTGCTCAAGTATCAAGGTGCGATATATAAAAACGATGAATCCTTTTTGATTCATCATATCTCAAGTACTCATGTTAATTTCTTATGCTGCAGGTGGTGGAAAGATTTGGATTTTGTAACAACACTTCCATATGCTAGAGATCGAGTAGTTGAATGCTACTTTTGGGCATTAGGAGTTTATTTTGAGCCTCAATACTCTCAAGCTCGCGTCATGCTCGTTAAGACCATATCAATGATTTCGATTGTCGATGACACCTTTGATGCTTACGGTACAGTTAAAGAACTTGAGGCATACACAGATGCCATACAAAGGTATGAACTTCATCAATTCACTTATTCCTTGATAGTGAATGTCGTCGTGAAAAGATTAAGACGAATTTCTACTCATTATAGTTGTGCTctttcaaaatgcatgaattcaCCTTAATTTTGTCATCCTGCAGATGGGATATCAACGAAATTGATCGGCTTCCTGATTACATGAAAATCAGTTATAAAGCTATTCTAGATCTCTACAAGGATTATGAAAAGGAATTGTCTAGTGCCGGAAGATCTCATATTGTCTGCCATGCAATAGAAAGAGTATGTTCGAGCAACTTAACTATCGAAATACATTTTTTCCTTAATCCATTTCTCACTTTGGTTTACCTTGTGTTCGTCTTTTAGTGATTAGAAACTTGATACAGTTCAATCAATATTTTCTAACACTTGAACACATATATGTTTTGTATTCACAGATGAAAGAAGTAGTAAGAAATTATAATGTCGAGTCAACATGGTTTATTGAAGGATATATGCCACCTGTTTCTGAATACCTAAGCAATGCACTAGCAACTACCACATATTACTACCTCGCGACAACATCGTATTTGGGCATGAAGTCTGCCACGGAGCAAGATTTTGAGTGGTTGTCAAAGAATCCAAAAATTCTTGAAGCTAGTGTAATTATATGTCGAGTTATCGATGACACAGCCACGTACGAGGTATGATTTGCATCTCAAGAAATTATATCATTATATGGGATTTGGACAAACAAAGTACAATTAAGGCAATATAAAAGCTAACCTTTAATTTATCTGCTTTCTAGGTTGAGAAAAGCAGGGGACAAATTGCAACTGGAATTGAGTGCTGCATGAGAGATTATGGTATATCAACAAAAGAGGCAATGGCTAAATTTCAAAATATGGCTGAGACAGCATGGAAAGATATTAATGAAGGACTTCTTAGGCCCACTCCCGTCTCTACAGAATTTTTAACTCCTATTCTCAATCTTGCTCGTATTGTTGAGGTTACATATATACACAATCTAGATGGATACACTCATCCGGAGAAAGTCTTAAAACCTCACATTATTAACCTACTTGTGGACTCCATCAAAATTTGAGCTgccatttgttgctcatctcaaGGAAACTTCATTCTTCTTTGTTGTATAATTACGTTGTTAGGGAGCTGTTGTGCAGTGCACTTCCTAAACTAGGACCTTCTTAAGATCCTTGTAATCACAATATTTTGTTCTCGATATTCATACCTGAATATACTTGTTTAACACTTCAAATGATAGAAATTAAAGTTCATCCGATTTCACTTCTGTGCTATCAGCATATATACATTTTTTCATTCCGTCCATTTTCTCCTCTTTGTAATTTCATGTATATATCTAGGATGTAATAATAACTCTAAACAACAGTTTTATTTGGGATTTTTATCAAGCCATACACTATATGAAACCTttttaccctccctactcaagtttcaacgTAATTACACGGggatatacaatttaccaattatatatataaaacaaagggcagcccggtgcactaagctcctgctATGCGCGAAGTCACATTATTTCATCAAGAGTTCTCagtaaaaaaaatttctttaaacTACATcaattcttattttctttttggaCCATTCCTACGAGATCTCTTGTTATGCCCTTCTTGTCCGCAGTTGCCACATGAAACATTATACTTCTTTGCCTTTATTTCATCATATGGTTTGTATCTTTATTTTTGAGGTCTCCCTGGTTGCCTTTTTCCTGTAGGTGGCAGGACAACTTCTTCTGCTATATGTTGTGGCACATCCCATTTGCTTTGATCAGGTAGAGGGTCCACTCGTATTTCATAAGTATgcagaagtgtcacgacccaaaattcccacctttgggaccgtgatgtcgcctaatattttacttgctaggcaagccaacgttagaatataattagccattttaacacaattttgaattaattaataacaaagaaaaaaatgcgaaaataaagtctgaaatatagcgaataatccataataatcgcgatgtctaaataccatcccagaactggagtcacaagtgcacgggcttctagaataatacaaacaatggtgtaaataaaaataaagatgtatCGAAGAAAACACGCGgccaaaataaagtagaaggggacttcagagttgcGAACGCTGGGCAGctatatacctcaagtctccgctggtagctgaatccgagcacaaTCTACAGTACgttgttgggaccaactccggaatatgcacaagaagtgcggagtatagtatgagtacaaccgaccccatatacccagtaagtgtcgagcctaacctcgacgaagtagtgacgaggctaagacatgtcacttacattaacctgtacgcaataataataataacaacaataatagaaataaatcaggtaactcattttaatagttgaatccaactcggcagtcataaccaattattatttcaatcaatttccgttgcggcgtgcaacccgtcccaacaatataattcctcaataaattttcgttgcggcgtgcaacccgctccatcaatataaacttaaaatacaatccgtttcggcgtgcaacccgatccctcaatatATTCAGTTTTATTTcctcaatcaatttccgttgcggtgcgcaacccgctccaacaatacaAACTAAAAatataatccgttgcggcgtgcaacccgatcccccaatatattaattttcatttccgttgcggcgtgcaacccgctccaataatataatttaacaactcttaaatataataaaatactccaataaataccacattcagtaAGAAGTTATTAGGCAACAATGCACACAATATTTATAGATTATTTAGggacaagtaatgacaagtagcaattaattgtgaaaatcaaggagaaaataggcaatttaatttcTAATATACTACATCTAAGTAGAAATTTAATCACATAGGTCAAATAAACATGTAACGATTAtaacatggattcaaggcataatattgagcaagcaatatgagagaaataattaatataataattaattcatgatttaaaacaatctatgattttcaaat
This sequence is a window from Nicotiana tomentosiformis chromosome 5, ASM39032v3, whole genome shotgun sequence. Protein-coding genes within it:
- the LOC138891640 gene encoding 5-epi-aristolochene synthase, which encodes MASAAVANYEEEIVRPVADFSPSLWGDQFLSFSIDNQVAEKYIYAQEIEALKEQTRSMLLATGRKLADTLNLIDIIERLGISYHFEKEIDEILDQIYNQNSNCNDLCTSALQFRLLRQHGFNISPEIFSKFQDENGKFKESLASDVLGLLNLYEASHVRTHADDILEDALAFSTIHLESAAPHLKSPLREQVTHALEQCLHKGVPRVETRFFISSIYDKEQSKNNVLLRFAKLDFNLLQMLHKQELAQVSRWWKDLDFVTTLPYARDRVVECYFWALGVYFEPQYSQARVMLVKTISMISIVDDTFDAYGTVKELEAYTDAIQRWDINEIDRLPDYMKISYKAILDLYKDYEKELSSAGRSHIVCHAIERMKEVVRNYNVESTWFIEGYMPPVSEYLSNALATTTYYYLATTSYLGMKSATEQDFEWLSKNPKILEASVIICRVIDDTATYEVEKSRGQIATGIECCMRDYGISTKEAMAKFQNMAETAWKDINEGLLRPTPVSTEFLTPILNLARIVEVTYIHNLDGYTHPEKVLKPHIINLLVDSIKI